From Caretta caretta isolate rCarCar2 chromosome 14, rCarCar1.hap1, whole genome shotgun sequence, the proteins below share one genomic window:
- the LOC125629173 gene encoding olfactory receptor 14A16-like: MFNRTTVTEFLLLGFSDVRELQILHFMVFLVLYLAALTGNLLIIIAIALDHHLHTPMYFFLMSLSILDLGSISVTIPKSMTNSLMNNRSISYSGCVAQVFFLIFFAVADFALLTIMAYDRYVAICKPLHYETIMNRRACVQMAASAWISVILYSSLHTGNTFSITFCGGNMVDQFFCEIPQLLKLACSNSYFNEVGIIEFSVCLTVSCFVFIIVTYVQILTTVLRIPSEQGRHKTFSTCLPHLIVISMFLSTVVFAYMKPISSSPSALDLVVAVLYSVLPPVMNPIIYSIRNKEIKASLRKLTGWRLFN, from the coding sequence ATGTTCAACCGAACCACCGTGACCGAGTTCCTTCTCCTAGGATTCTCTGATGTTCGAGAGCTGCAGATTTTGCACTTCATGGTGTTTCTAGTGCTTTACCTGGCAGCCCTGACAGGGAACCTTCTCATCATCATAGCCATAGCTCTTGACCaccaccttcacacccccatgtacttcttcctgatgaGTTTGTCCATCCTAGACCTCGGCTCCATCTCTGTCACCATCCCCAAATCTATGACCAATTCCCTTATGAACAACAGGTCCATTTCCTATTCTGGATGTGTCGCCCAAGTCTTTTTCCTCATCTTCTTTGCTGTAGCCGACTTCGCCTTACTCACCATCATGGCGTACGATCGATACGTCGCCATCTGCAAACCACTGCACTATGAGACTATAATGAACAGGAGAGCTTGTGTCCAAATGGCAGCCAGTGCCTGGATCAGTGTAATTCTCTATTCTTCATTGCATACCGGGAACACGTTTTCGATAACCTTCTGTGGAGGCAACATGGTGGAtcagttcttctgtgaaatcCCCCAGCTACTCAAGCTCGCCTGCTCTAACTCGTACTTCAATGAAGTTGGGATTATTGAATTTAGTGTGTGTTTAACCGTaagttgctttgtttttataattgtgaCATATGTTCAGATCTTGACCACGGTATTGAGAATCCCCTCTGAGCAGGGCCGACATAAAACCTTCTCCACATGCCTTCCTCACCTCATTGTAATTTCCATGTTTCTTTCCACTGTTGTCTTTGCCTACATGAAACCCATCTCCAGCTCTCCGTCAGCTCTGGATCTCGTGGTGGCTGTTCTCTATTCCGTGCTGCCGCCAGTGATGAATCCGATCATCTACAGCATAAGGAACAAGGAAATCAA